In a single window of the Flavobacterium sp. W4I14 genome:
- a CDS encoding beta-galactosidase (product_source=KO:K01190; cath_funfam=2.60.120.260,2.60.120.430,2.60.40.10,3.20.20.80; ko=KO:K01190; pfam=PF00703,PF02836,PF02837,PF11721,PF16355; superfamily=49303,49785,51445; transmembrane_helix_parts=Inside_1_64,TMhelix_65_84,Outside_85_1221) produces the protein MNQLTKSKRTEREKISSVLAWINTYQICLNTSPRNFPKRYVGTRTLARCLGSCPREPKRIQFKQLLLLLLCFINFYGVSSLYAQNQTRKDVLLNSNWLSIADEKNNNTFDGFQLASYKTLNWKKVNVPHNWDQYEGYQRKLHGNKHGYAWYRRTFKTNEIKSGKRFFLYFEGVGSYATVWLNGKKVGYHAGGRTTFTLDVTSAIKLNNLENVLAVRADHPANIQDLPWVDGGCSTERGFSEGSQPMGIFRPVHLIVTNEVRVEPFGIHIWNDNKISAESAVLNLSTTVKNYGLKPKNVSVVNRLLDLNGKQIKELRKSLVVPAGKEIRIDQQTDKIISPKLWSLENPYLYTFQTTIMENGKIVDELKTPYGIRWISWPIGEQASQKQFLLNGKPVFINGIAEYEHLIGQSHAFSNEQISSRVRQIKAAGFNAFRDAHQPHHLLYSDYWDKEGVLCWTQMAAHIWYDTPEFRKNFKSLLTDWVKERRNSPAVVLWGLENESTLPEDFAKECTSLIRKLDPTASSQRKVTTCNGGKGTDWDVPQNWTGTYGGNPLTYGEDLQRQVLVGEYGAWRTIDLHTSDANGKGYTENKMTDLMETKVRLAESVKDKTAGHFFWLYSSHDNPGRVQGGEGLRDLDRVGPVNYKGMFTPWEEPTDVFYMFRANYAPKRTEPMVYIVSHTWPNRWNKPGIKDSIVVYSNCDEVELFNDVNGKSLGRRKRGTIGTHFQWNKPDIQYNVLYAVGYVHGKAVAKDKMVLQNLPQSPNFNALINDKKLTVPAQGYKYVYRVNCGGGDYIDTNGNQWSADRNLTSLDSFGSTSWTAGFTGIPTFFASQRRTFQPINGTKDWKLFQTLRYGRDQLKYHFPLPDGEYLVELYFIEPWLGIGGGFDAKEMRLFDVAFNGKTVIKDLDIWKEAGSNTLLKKTIKTTVKGGFLDINFPQVKVAQAVISAIAISGLNQNIQAAPSSKSLLSKIKNATLCDWLDIGDEQFKGENLTFTDLPSNLYGAEWLKASRGQESIEFTATDTVDTFVALNINSSVPQGFEDTKTSLSNSKDEIFNLYRKRLIPNERIIFDSRTATVFVLPVTHLQPAYDLKTTTTYKATDGILEGKDVVKAILMDKQRVIFNAASQGSLTWQISVGVADTYSLTLKYHNPSEQLLKAKLEFLSADGTLMKTEMVEFAPTKTGKWNYLSTNTGSMINAGTYKLKLIATETKGLAVDALDVQ, from the coding sequence ATGAATCAACTTACGAAATCTAAAAGGACTGAGCGGGAGAAGATTTCGTCAGTCTTAGCCTGGATTAACACATACCAGATTTGCCTGAACACATCCCCGCGAAATTTCCCGAAGAGGTACGTGGGGACACGTACCTTGGCTAGATGCCTTGGTTCGTGTCCGCGCGAACCAAAAAGAATTCAATTTAAACAGTTGCTTTTACTGCTGTTATGCTTCATCAATTTTTATGGAGTGAGTTCACTCTATGCACAAAACCAAACCAGGAAAGATGTTTTATTAAATTCAAACTGGCTCAGTATTGCCGATGAAAAAAACAACAATACTTTTGATGGTTTTCAGTTAGCCAGCTACAAAACCTTAAACTGGAAAAAAGTAAATGTTCCGCACAACTGGGATCAGTATGAAGGCTATCAACGGAAACTTCATGGCAATAAACATGGCTATGCCTGGTACCGCAGAACATTTAAAACCAACGAAATTAAGTCTGGAAAACGGTTTTTTCTGTATTTCGAAGGCGTGGGTTCGTATGCAACAGTTTGGTTAAACGGTAAAAAAGTGGGGTACCACGCTGGTGGGAGGACAACTTTTACTTTGGATGTTACTTCAGCCATCAAATTAAATAACCTGGAAAATGTATTGGCGGTAAGGGCCGATCATCCAGCAAATATCCAGGACTTACCTTGGGTTGATGGCGGTTGCTCGACAGAACGTGGTTTTTCAGAAGGTTCGCAGCCGATGGGCATTTTTCGTCCGGTTCACTTGATTGTAACCAATGAAGTTCGCGTAGAACCTTTTGGTATCCACATCTGGAACGACAATAAAATCTCTGCAGAATCTGCTGTTTTAAACCTGAGTACCACAGTTAAAAACTATGGTTTAAAGCCTAAAAATGTAAGCGTTGTAAACAGATTGCTGGATCTGAACGGAAAACAGATTAAAGAACTGAGAAAATCTCTTGTTGTTCCTGCTGGAAAAGAAATTCGGATCGATCAACAGACTGACAAGATCATCAGTCCAAAACTTTGGTCTTTGGAAAATCCATATCTCTATACTTTTCAAACTACCATTATGGAAAACGGAAAGATTGTAGATGAGTTGAAAACGCCTTACGGAATCAGATGGATCAGCTGGCCCATTGGCGAACAAGCGAGCCAGAAACAGTTTCTGTTAAATGGAAAACCAGTTTTTATTAACGGGATTGCAGAATATGAGCATCTAATCGGGCAGAGTCATGCTTTTAGTAACGAACAGATCAGTTCGAGAGTTAGGCAAATTAAAGCTGCAGGTTTTAATGCTTTCCGCGATGCACACCAACCACATCATTTATTGTATTCTGATTATTGGGATAAAGAAGGGGTTTTATGCTGGACCCAAATGGCTGCTCATATCTGGTATGATACACCCGAATTCAGAAAGAACTTTAAATCACTTTTAACAGACTGGGTAAAAGAGCGCAGAAACAGTCCGGCAGTGGTGTTATGGGGCTTAGAAAACGAAAGTACTTTGCCTGAAGATTTCGCAAAAGAATGCACATCGCTGATTAGAAAACTCGATCCTACAGCTTCATCGCAAAGAAAAGTTACCACTTGTAATGGTGGAAAAGGAACGGACTGGGATGTTCCCCAAAACTGGACCGGTACCTATGGTGGTAATCCGCTAACTTATGGAGAAGATCTTCAAAGGCAGGTTTTGGTTGGCGAATACGGTGCCTGGAGAACAATTGATCTTCACACGTCTGATGCCAATGGAAAAGGATACACAGAGAATAAAATGACCGATTTAATGGAAACCAAGGTACGCCTGGCCGAATCGGTAAAAGATAAAACTGCTGGTCATTTTTTCTGGTTGTACAGTTCGCACGATAATCCTGGGAGGGTGCAAGGCGGAGAAGGATTGAGAGATCTGGATCGGGTAGGCCCGGTAAATTACAAGGGTATGTTTACGCCTTGGGAAGAACCTACTGATGTATTTTATATGTTCAGGGCAAATTATGCGCCAAAACGAACTGAGCCTATGGTGTATATTGTTTCGCATACCTGGCCTAACCGCTGGAACAAACCAGGTATAAAAGACAGTATAGTGGTTTATTCTAACTGCGATGAAGTAGAACTTTTTAATGATGTAAACGGCAAATCTTTAGGTAGAAGAAAACGCGGTACAATCGGCACACATTTCCAATGGAACAAGCCTGATATCCAGTATAATGTATTGTATGCCGTGGGTTATGTACATGGAAAAGCAGTTGCCAAAGATAAAATGGTGCTACAGAATTTACCCCAAAGTCCAAATTTTAATGCTTTAATAAATGATAAAAAGTTAACCGTTCCAGCGCAGGGATATAAATATGTATATCGTGTAAATTGTGGTGGTGGAGATTATATTGATACCAATGGCAATCAATGGTCTGCTGATAGGAACTTAACTTCATTGGATAGTTTTGGTTCAACCTCCTGGACAGCAGGGTTTACGGGGATTCCTACTTTTTTTGCCAGTCAACGCCGTACTTTTCAACCTATAAATGGGACTAAAGATTGGAAGCTTTTCCAGACTTTGAGATATGGCAGAGATCAGTTGAAATATCATTTTCCACTTCCGGACGGTGAATATCTGGTTGAACTTTATTTTATAGAACCCTGGTTGGGTATAGGCGGAGGTTTTGATGCTAAAGAAATGCGCTTATTTGATGTGGCATTTAATGGTAAAACGGTAATTAAAGATTTAGATATCTGGAAAGAAGCAGGAAGTAATACCTTGTTAAAGAAAACAATCAAAACGACTGTTAAAGGTGGCTTTTTGGACATCAATTTCCCACAAGTAAAAGTTGCACAGGCCGTGATTTCGGCCATTGCAATTTCAGGTCTAAATCAAAACATCCAAGCTGCACCATCAAGTAAATCACTCCTGAGCAAAATTAAAAATGCAACATTATGCGATTGGTTGGATATTGGAGATGAACAATTTAAAGGTGAAAATTTAACCTTTACTGATCTGCCTTCGAATTTATATGGTGCCGAGTGGCTAAAGGCGTCACGCGGACAGGAAAGTATCGAATTTACCGCAACTGATACTGTAGATACGTTTGTGGCACTAAATATTAATAGTAGTGTGCCCCAGGGATTCGAAGACACCAAAACCTCATTAAGCAATAGTAAGGATGAAATATTTAATCTTTATCGGAAAAGACTTATTCCAAATGAGCGCATAATTTTTGACAGTAGAACAGCCACTGTTTTTGTATTACCGGTTACGCACTTACAACCCGCTTACGATTTAAAAACCACCACTACATATAAAGCTACTGATGGCATTTTAGAAGGTAAGGATGTTGTGAAGGCAATTTTAATGGATAAACAGCGTGTAATTTTTAATGCAGCTAGCCAAGGAAGCTTAACCTGGCAGATTTCAGTTGGTGTGGCCGATACCTATTCTTTAACCCTAAAATACCATAATCCATCAGAGCAGCTTTTGAAAGCTAAACTGGAATTTTTATCGGCAGATGGTACCTTAATGAAAACAGAAATGGTCGAATTTGCACCTACTAAAACCGGAAAATGGAACTACCTCAGTACCAATACCGGGAGTATGATTAATGCAGGGACTTATAAACTCAAATTGATTGCCACAGAAACCAAAGGACTGGCAGTTGATGCTTTAGATGTTCAATAA